In the genome of Podospora pseudocomata strain CBS 415.72m chromosome 2 map unlocalized CBS415.72m_2.2, whole genome shotgun sequence, one region contains:
- a CDS encoding uncharacterized protein (EggNog:ENOG503P74S; COG:S), which produces MDEHPSRRWGQCQPFSHSGCFVTVIVFVWLDWDASRVCLLTIRKILSSLCPCLLQSDQFPNALQAAKVKKLKLSSPIFWGAGMLANAKCCIPATSSTTTPPKKSGLARKYTSIRNFRPPINTKHHHHQTLRPQPLLRHSARYAAKFGLFTTNSTMAKPTISKGKKGPSKHSRASRREEPIDINTDKSLKSALPPPISTDHHRPAVLAAQLASSVSKPTRKTGRKAQLSSKARKRQERSMDMAEAVMERTITKIEKSKGHAKVINTRRKPWEEINNDVFGEGEKAKKLTKKQLEKQREDEIVRKFFDEGAAEKDEDGNVEMEGAASEGGSEGEGVPTPVQVMEEVEEVL; this is translated from the exons ATGGACGAACACCCCAGCCGGCGGTGGGGCCAGTGTCAGCCATTCTCTCATTCCGGCTGTTTTGTGACGGTTATTGTTTTCGTCTGGCTTGATTGGGATGCCTCGAGGGTGTGTTTGTTGACGATTCGGAAGATATTGAGTTCACTTTGTCCCTGTTTGCTGCAAAGCGACCAGTTTCCCAACGCACTGCAGGCAGCAAAAGTTAAAAAATTGAAGCTCTCCAGCCCCATTTTCTGGGGAGCAGGGATGCTAGCAAACGCCAAATGCTGCATCCCTGCAACGTcaagcacaacaaccccacccaaAAAATCAGGCTTGGCAAGAAAATACACATCGATAAGGAATTTCCGCCCGCCGAtaaacaccaaacaccatcatcaccaaaccctcAGACCTCAACCTTTGCTGCGCCATTCTGCTCGATACGCTGCAAAGTTCGGTCTGTTTACAACAAACTCCACAATGGCCAAACCAACAATTTCCAAGGGCAAGAAAG gccCATCAAAACACTCCCGCGCCTCCCGCCGCGAAGAGCCCATAGACATCAACACGGACAAATCCCTCAAATccgccctcccaccccccatctccaccgaccaccaccgccccgccgtcctcgccgcccagctcgcctcctccgtctccaaacccacccgCAAAACCGGCCGCAAAGCCCAGCTCAGCTCCAAAGCCCGGAAGCGCCAGGAAAGAAGCATGGACATGGCCGAGGCCGTCATGGAGcgcaccatcaccaagatcgAAAAGAGCAAGGGCCACGCCAAGGTGATCAACACGAGGAGGAAACCATGGGAAGAAATCAACAACGACGtctttggcgagggcgaaaaggcgaagaagctgaccaagaagcagctggagaagcagagggaggatgagattGTGAGGAAATTCTTTGACGAGGGGGCGGCAgagaaggatgaggatgggaatgtggagatggagggtgcGGCGAGTGAGGGTGGgagtgagggtgagggggtgccAACGCCGGTGCAGGttatggaggaggtggaggaggttttgtaG
- a CDS encoding uncharacterized protein (EggNog:ENOG503P7HQ; COG:K): MDEPTHYFDQCLDELEERPAYQTPDHNVGEQPMELNFASYDDKLGFGPSPSQDDPHPDIDLGGPSFDWPVGTTMDPNAGQKLFVDPGLYHPDPDGEDIKADMQILSMEMSRPSTQRSSSSKSQSNRASKSGSTSTDITLPEDAFQSHAPNKKRKTRKNKKEANIEQDEHKRNKFLERNRIAASKCREKKKVFVSELEEAKVGLETQHAALQMEFNGLVHEVGQLKHHLLTHSKCNDPNIDRWLNNEARRYVQTSNELFGAGFTFGQPTTGVSQPPVLTPASPRSRNPSIASSQYQLQAGMTGFEGLTGGPGSTSGSDRQGSIAYPPGPAALYASPTDTAFPVSYLDDPATGAGHVHLNGGGLLKRESPTGFNYDHMPDSMFSPGVEDGGEGFGA, translated from the exons ATGGATGAGCCCACCCACTACTTTGATCAATGCCTGGACGAGTTAGAAGAGAGGCCTGCCTATCAAACACCAGACCACAATGTCGGTGAGCAACCCATGGAGCTCAACTTTGCATCATACGACGACAAGCTAGGGTTCGggccctctccatcccaaGATGACCCCCATCCAGATATCGACCTGGGCGGTCCATCATTCGACTGGCCAGTCGGCACCACCATGGATCCCAACGCTGGTCAAAAACTCTTCGTCGACCCAGGTCTCTACCATCCAGACCCCGACGGCGAAGACATCAAAGCCGACATGCAGATTCTCTCCATGGAGATGTCCCGCCCATCCACCCAACGAAGCTCATCCAGCAAATCGCAGTCGAACCGAGCCTCCAAGTCGGGGAGCACTTCCACCGACATCACCCTCCCAGAAGACGCCTTTCAAAGTCATGCACCAAATAAGAAACGAAAGACTCGAAAAAATAAGAAGGAGGCCAATATAGAGCAAGACGAACACAAACGCAACAAGTTTCTCGAACGGAACCGCATCGCGGCTAGCAAGTGccgagaaaagaaaaaggtctTTGTCTCGGAACTCGAAGAGGCCAAGGTTGGGCTTGAAACCCAGCATGCGGCCCTCCAGATGGAATTCAATGGCTTGGTACATGAGGTCGGCCAGCTAAAGCATCACTTGCTGACACACTCCAAATGCAACGATCCGAACATTGACCGGTGGCTGAACAACGAGGCGCGGAGGTATGTGCAGACCAGCAACGAGTTATTCGGAGCCGGGTTCACCTTCGGACAGCCAACAACAGGGGTGAGCCAACCTCCGGTTCTGACACCGGCATCACCACGGAGCAGGAATCCGAGCATCGCTTCGAGTCAGTACCAACTCCAGGCGGGGATGACGGGGTTTGAGGGATTGACGGGAGGGCCGGGGAGCACGTCGGGGAGTGACCGGCAGGGGAGCATTGCTTATCCTCCTG GTCCGGCTGCTCTGTATGCGTCCCCGACCGATACTGCGTTTCCGGTTTCGTATTTGGATGACCCGGCGACCGGTGCGGGCCATGTTCATTTGAATGGTGGGGGATTGCTTAAGAGGGAGTCGCCGACGGGGTTCAATTATGATCATATGCCGGACTCGATGTTTAGTcctggggtggaggatgggggggagggttttgggGCGTGA
- a CDS encoding uncharacterized protein (COG:S; EggNog:ENOG503P5DR), with protein sequence METSTPRVTCAYLNSYVGRNVMVVGKVAQIRGEDAIIDADGNISCKLNRDAHLVPGNGVQVIGKVNPDLSVKVLSSLDLGTGVDYNLANTVVEITHQHKNLFTNE encoded by the exons ATGGAGACCTCAACACCCAGAGTTACCTGCGCCTACCTCAACTCATACGTCGGCAGGAATGTTATGGTCGTGGGCAAAGTCGCCCAAATCCGCGGTGAAGACGCCATCATCGACGCCGACGGCAACATCTCTTGCAAGCTGAATCGC GATGCCCACCTAGTCCCGGGCAACGGTGTCCAAGTCATTGGCAAAGTAAACCCAGACCTGTCAGTCAAAGTCCTCAGCTCCCTTGACCTGGGCACGGGCGTTG ACTACAACCTTGCCAACACAGTGGTGGAGATAACACATCAGCACAAGAACTTGTTTACCAACGAGTAG
- a CDS encoding uncharacterized protein (COG:S; EggNog:ENOG503NWSE), translating to MATPTNSWQQQAPSHHMVAQPAGVEDFGVQTRPMGLKVQYTFDRDSQVNCLARWPHLLHIQTIPLDERTTIGVVDLRTCLQAVAQSSPEIVNQAENDYSVYAYDFSEPDVPLVGQGMLSRGLDPNNEAAQQQLVPGRVTRNLLALLNSGSRETLEVKLKLTMVAKAPPRPDFSALEGFNLSNSSQMPVDDNSEWNSFVQSSQMFGQNSNVAQVPSPALPPAPVQNHGYHHNQHNPHSQPNQHTQHNHHFSHPMHEPRPMEMRSDSAPPYMNRPSSIPPPEPQPAAPTPPASHGLPGVATVPDPPRTHTPIHSAPSPAPQPQPTENVVEMQPQARPSRPSSRTSTRSRRQRPPTGRPRGRPRKSAAEGNTSAAEEATDGDEGPRKKRAKVIRADYAAVVPFGSAPDSLRVAASTSGSLRTMRPIGSGNDAPTPNHLQDVPRAPTPVPDGALLQQQQRRRMVGHKARSESVGMENIPVFQHRQPQLPMHEMSQDARSPVESFGQSPDQGYSPEDSVGDLGSSPPVPRTTPYLRSSPPASSPILPPMPMRNVDSGFMSGGLDDFFDEDDMMPDLPPPRMQELSGPMPAQMQIAQPVPVPMTSKPNSRKNSRVRTASQQQEVTFQEVNPGPPELLPTKSLFNPAGRVKTLNRPTPPPTTHRPSPPPASHQAVERPTASIPSDQPAPKKRNARSLKRSHTAPNPVVSEQEAPVQPAQAQTTTQHYGLTQESALPPHFEQPPGSMNSSVRPTADLDNNHVRNGFARASEPAQSPREVSVPAAPLPVMESHEVVEPCFHQQQPLPPTSRPPSRPASQDPEVPTVPASDVGNEPILTLPQPFMSEAPCPPSDFDAPRYSKNLVKKQTIKERLESAIMRGESPPFCNNCGAIETPTWRKIWIQEHKGIPPFYEFSDKPGFVTMIDILERDAEGQPAAYRLVKKNLGTKDDKKVWVETLLCNPCGIWLAKFRNHRPPDRWEKDAARLNQSRKRREGKGKKKSRAKSDGPVNPTSEAYFTTDPAGPLDHESPEENIPESIPENGTLPESHNTIATDDKLLNLRSSPKQRLPGSTHSRGSGTADSPIAVEDDLGSTRRLLFPSPRKDAMPRVLGELSANATQTATHGQVAKSATSGKENHNTLPARTGTPANGGDQLDQELFGTPPRCPSTPPPSSTAAGVFRTPTRPTPSHRPITRSVSRSMRSHRSIVKSPIDVYMTARRITTPRSGSNHGLLAPPSSSGRRRSPRHAPTQAHFVHDDDAQHFESPFTANLAQLLSEANNFTTGSPSHRLPEIDLGSLQDLDEAALAQQLLESTNAIDFDNLLGTELAMQPSSPPSTRRKRQGGVEFGAPLGENTWAEPHGAGKGY from the exons ATGGCCACTCCAACAAACtcgtggcagcagcaggcgccCTCGCATCACATGGTTGCCCAGCCAGCCGGAGTCGAAGATTTCGGTGTCCAGACGAGGCCGATGGGAT TGAAGGTGCAGTATACCTTCGATCGAGATAGCCAGGTCAACTGCCTGGCTCGTTGGCCTCACCTGCTCCACATCCAGACAATTCCACTCGACGAAAGAACCACAATCGGCGTGGTGGACCTCCGAACATGTCTTCAGGCTGTCGCCCAGTCCAGCCCTGAGATTGTCAACCAGGCAGAGAACGACTACAGTGTGTATGCATATGACTTTTCAGAACCCGATGTGCCCCTGGTAGGGCAAGGGATGCTATCACGGGGGCTGGATCCGAACAACGAGGCGGCACAACAACAATTGGTCCCAGGGCGAGTAACCCGCAATCTGCTCGCCCTTCTCAACAGCGGGAGCCGGGAAACACTCGAGGTGAAACTCAAGTTGACAATGGTTGCAAAGGCGCCACCACGACCAGATTTTTCAGCCCTGGAGGGCTTTAACCTGTCAAACTCTTCTCAGATGCCCGTCGACGACAACTCGGAGTGGAATTCGTTTGTTCAGTCCAGCCAAATGTTTGGTCAGAATTCGAATGTGGCCCAGGTACCATCACCAGcgcttcctcctgctccggTCCAAAATCACGGCTATCACCACAATCAACACAACCCTCATAGCCAGCCCAATCAGCACACTCAGCATAATCACCACTTCAGCCACCCGATGCATGAACCTCGGCCGATGGAGATGAGAAGTGATAGTGCGCCTCCATATATGAATCGGCCATCGAGTATACCACCACCTGAGCCCCAGCCAGCGGCTCCGACGCCACCTGCGTCCCACGGCCTTCCTGGCGTCGCCACAGTCCCCGACCCCCCGAGGACGCACACCCCGATCCATAGCgctccctcaccagcaccTCAACCGCAGCCGACAGAAAATGTAGTCGAGATGCAACCACAAGCGCGTCCTTCCCGGCCGTCCTCACGAACCTCAACGAGAAGTAGAAGGCAACGACCGCCAACCGGCAGACCACGAGGCCGTCCGCGCAAATCGGCTGCAGAGGGCAACACGTCGGCGGCAGAGGAAGCCACTGACGGTGATGAAGGCCCACGGAAGAAAAGGGCAAAGGTTATCCGGGCAGACTATGCGGCCGTCGTGCCGTTTGGTTCTGCACCAGACTCACTCAGAGTAGCTGCCAGTACCTCAGGGTCGTTGCGCACCATGAGACCCATTGGTTCGGGAAACGACGCCCCGACGCCTAACCATCTTCAAGATGTCCCTCGTGCACCAACACCAGTACCTGATGGGGCTCttttgcagcagcagcaaaggaGAAGAATGGTAGGCCACAAGGCTCGGTCCGAGTCCGTTGGAATGGAGAATATCCCCGTCTTTCAACACAGACAGCCCCAACTACCCATGCACGAGATGAGCCAGGACGCCCGCTCACCCGTCGAATCATTTGGTCAATCACCAGACCAAGGTTATTCGCCCGAAGACAGCGTTGGTGACCTGGGCTCCTCACCCCCAGTCCCGCGCACGACCCCCTACCTCCGGTCTAGTCCACCAGCGTCGAGTCCGATTCTTCCTCCGATGCCCATGCGGAATGTCGACTCCGGCTTTATGAGCGGCGGTCTCGACGACTTtttcgacgaggatgatATGATGCCGGACCTACCCCCACCACGGATGCAGGAGCTTTCTGGACCCATGCCTGCGCAGATGCAGATCGCCCAGCCCGTACCTGTGCCCATGACCAGCAAACCCAACAGCCGCAAGAATAGTCGAGTTCGTACTGCGTCGCAGCAACAGGAGGTGACATTCCAAGAAGTGAACCCTGGCCCGCCAGAACTGCTCCCAACCAAGAgcctcttcaaccccgcTGGGCGTGTTAAGACCTTGAACCgaccaacacccccacctACCACACACcggccatcaccacctcctgctTCCCATCAAGCCGTGGAACGGCCGACAGCTTCCATCCCGTCCGATCAGCCAGCGCCAAAGAAACGAAACGCCCGGTCCCTGAAACGATCGCACACTGCCCCGAACCCAGTGGTTTCGGAGCAAGAGGCGCCGGTACAACCAGCACAGGCGCAAACGACAACCCAACATTATGGCCTGACCCAGGAATCGGCTCTTCCTCCACATTTCGAGCAGCCGCCTGGGAGCATGAACAGTTCCGTGCGGCCCACCGCCGACTTGGACAACAACCATGTCAGAAACGGTTTCGCCAGGGCCTCTGAGCCTGCTCAGTCGCCTCGAGAGGTGTCAGTTCCTGCAGCGCCGCTGCCGGTGATGGAGAGCCACGAGGTTGTCGAACCTTGCttccaccagcaacagcctctTCCGCCAACATCTAGACCGCCTTCGCGCCCGGCCTCGCAAGACCCTGAAGTCCCGACCGTCCCAGCCAGCGATGTCGGGAACGAGCCAATCTTGACTTTGCCGCAGCCATTCATGTCCGAGGCCCCGTGCCCGCCGAGCGATTTTGACGCGCCTCGCTACAGCAAGAACCTGGTCAAGAAACAGACTATCAAGGAGCGGTTGGAGTCTGCTATCATGAGAGGGGAATCCCCCCCATTCTGTAACAACTGCGGCGCAATTGAGACGCCTACTTGGCGTAAGATATGGATCCAAGAACACAAGGGAATCCCGCCGTTCTATGAGTTTTCGGATAAGCCAGGTTTCGTTACCATGATTGACATTCTCGAGCGGGATGCGGAGGGCCAGCCAGCGGCGTATCGGTTGGTCAAGAAGAATCTTGGTACcaaggacgacaagaagGTGTGGGTTGAAACCCTCTTGTGTAATC CTTGTGGCATATGGCTTGCCAAGTTCAGAAATCACCGCCCGCCTGACCGGTGGGAGAAGGATGCCGCCCGCCTCAACCAAAGCCGTAAGAGGCGCGaaggcaagggcaagaagaagtcaCGGGCCAAAAGCGATGGGCCGGTGAATCCCACCTCGGAAGCCTACTTCACGACGGACCCTGCTGGCCCATTGGACCATGAGTCACCAGAAGAAAACATTCCTGAGAGCATCCCTGAGAACGGGACGCTACCAGAAAGCCACAACACAATCGCGACCGATGACAAGCTTTTAAACTTGCGGAGCTCCCCAAAACAGCGCTTGCCGGGATCAACTCACTCGAGGGGTAGTGGAACAGCGGACAGCCCCATAGCAGTTGAAGATGATCTCGGCAGCACAAGAAGGCTGCTCTTCCCGTCACCTAGGAAGGATGCAATGCCCCGGGTTCTTGGGGAGCTTTCGGCAAATGCCACACAAACAGCCACTCACGGTCAGGTGGCCAAGTCCGCTACATCGGGCAAGGAGAACCACAACACTCTTCCAGCGCGTACTGGTACGCCAGCCAACGGCGGCGACCAGCTCGATCAAGAGTTGTTTGGTACACCTCCCCGATGCCCATCCACTCCACCTCCCAGTTCCACTGCCGCCGGTGTGTTCAGGACACCAACCCGGCCGACGCCCAGTCATCGCCCCATAACAAGGAGTGTCTCTAGGTCGATGCGGTCCCATCGAAGCATTGTCAAATCGCCGATCGATGTCTACATGACCGCCCGCAGGATCACCACTCCCCGATCGGGATCCAACCACGGCCTGCTGGCTCCCCCCAGCTCTTCCGGCAGACGACGAAGTCCCCGACACGCCCCTACCCAGGCACATTTTGTGCATGACGATGATGCACAGCACTTCGAATCACCCTTCACCGCGAACCTCGCCCAGCTCCTGAGCGAAGCCAACAACTTCACCACCGGATCACCTTCCCATAGGCTGCCTGAGATTGATCTCGGGAGCCTTCAAGATCTGGACGAGGCCGCACTTGCCCAACAGCTCCTCGAAAGCACCAATGCAATCGATTTCGACAACCTTCTCGGTACCGAGTTGGCCATGCAGCCTAGCTCGCCGCCCTCTACCAGGCGGAAACGTCAAGGTGGTGTCGAATTCGGAGCGCCACTGGGCGAGAACACATGGGCGGAACCACATGGTGCTGGAAAGGGATACTAA
- a CDS encoding uncharacterized protein (EggNog:ENOG503P4HK), with protein sequence MAAFGKSIHALLDTYSNCISLLKAFRHRGDEPNSTTPTPETAICSQDKQAVLRESLKADRDLVEKAYSSRVRQSGNRFRKGDARAISSVDGVLRKLKEAIKNLLRISSHKQNLDLDYESLMCLSNASRLETIKTIDGLSRRLGSPSRSSLASHSSRTSSKASKTSSKSSSSKPSKTSPGSLSTSPSHRHKLSSKTSEAPKPKRESAQQEKSSSSKKALPQPKTDIKDGKSKRSSSSELKSATPKDPQPAAPSPKLTSPSPEPTPKSPKLTPASPKPTPTSPKNSKALPKLPRKGSVKHAEKHLSRSSTAPPKSASSQKPPSSPKLPSSPKLPSSPKLPSSAKLQPAPSPPASPSSIEAITADAHFAMAAIPRLSPSSSLHPRTSPNRISIMSFSSDSTKLGEIPQRKWQPSHRSLYITTTGSPSEEEEDQYNIKPVFPLKPYTVEVKEKGRFWGLFARRGSQS encoded by the exons ATGGCGGCGTTTGGCAAGAGCATCCACGCCTTGCTGGACACTTACTCAAACTGCATTTCCTTGCTCAAGGCCTTCAGGCATCGGGGCGATGAGCCAAattcaaccaccccaacaccagAGACAGCGATCTGTTCTCAGGACAAACAAGCCGTTCTGCGGGAGTCTTTAAAGGCGGATCGTGACTTGGTTGAGAAGGCTTATTCGTCAAGAGTTCGCCAGTCTGGAAACCGCTTCAGAAAAGGAGATG CCCGCGCCATCTCATCAGTAGACGGTGTCTTGAGGAAGCTCAAAGAAGCTATCAAGAACCTGCTGCGAATCTCCAGCCACAAGCAGAATCTTGACCTGGACTATGAGTCACTCATGTGTCTCTCCAATGCTTCCAGACTTGAGACAATCAAGACCATAGATGGCCTGTCCCGACGGCTTGGTAGCCCGTCTCGTTCTTCACTGGCCTCCCATTCTTCAAGGACTTCATCAAAGGCTTCGAAGACATCATCcaagtcatcgtcgtcgaAGCCATCCAAAACTTCTCCGGGTTCTTTGTCGACGTCACCATCACACCGGCACAAACTGTCATCCAAGACGTCCGAGGCGCCCAAACCGAAGAGAGAGTCTGCCCAACAAGAAAAGAGCTCCTCAAGCAAGAAAGCATTGCCCCAGCCCAAGACGGACATCAAGGATGGCAAATCAAAGAGATCGTCCAGCAGCGAGCTAAAATCTGCAACTCCAAAAGACCCACAACCAGCAGCACCGTCACCAAAGTTGACTTCGCCATCACCAGAGCCAACGCCAAAATCACCAAAATTGACACCAGcctcgccaaagccaacaCCGACCTCACCAAAAAACTCAAAAGCATTACCAAAGCTACCGAGGAAGGGCTCAGTAAAACACGCGGAAAAACATTTATCAAGAAGTTCAACGGCACCACCTAAGTCAGCGAGTTCGCAAAAacctccatcctcaccaaagctaccatcctcaccaaagctaccatcctcaccaaagcTACCATCTTCAGCAAAATTACAAcccgcaccatcaccaccggcttcTCCAAGCTCTATCGAAGCAATCACTGCAGATGCTCACTTCGCCATGGCCGCGATTCCAAGACTCAgcccctcgtcctccctcCACCCTAGGACATCCCCCAACCGGATATCCATcatgtccttctcctccgacAGCACCAAGCTTGGTGAGATTCCTCAGCGGAAATGGCAGCCAAGTCACAGATCCCTgtacatcaccaccaccggctcgccaagcgaggaagaagaagaccagTACAACATCAAGCCTGTTTTCCCGCTGAAACCATATACGGTCGAGGTCAAGGAAAAGGGCAGATTCTGGGGGTTGTTTGCGAGGAGGGGATCTCAGTCTTGA
- the ECM14 gene encoding putative metallocarboxypeptidase ecm14 (COG:O; MEROPS:MER0013421; EggNog:ENOG503NXUQ), with amino-acid sequence MRLQPLALAFSLALPVDAAAAWIEPSHRDHQAGRLQHSNGYPILRWLRDTAVEAFFGKQLRDDDLDTYEINPAVATRHEGGIVVRFNATTLEQKRLLTDITRTLQAFDIWSISHDYVDARIYNAKIYLKKIVDQLPDSMKKPEIMIYDLPAAIWATYPKKTTGGFSLSSLDVLTSREGMGNLFFKDYQRLSVVTSWMRLLEAMFPSLTEMTSIGKSFEGRDIHALRVGARSEEEEEGGSRKTILVTGGLHGREWISTSTVTYLMWSMVTAYDKDPMVTKLLDKFDIIFIPILNPDGYEYTWQEDRLWRKSRQDTGTSFCFGMDLDHAFGYEWATNNKAGPCSENYGGDSPFHAVEASELANWAKNQTAQHGVKFVGFLDMHSYSQQILFPYSYTCAAQPPNLENLMELGVGLAKAIRLSSGEAYTVTSACESATAYRGKDDTRVEGGGGSAIDWFYHEIGAKYSYQIKLRDTGSYGFLLPADHIVPTGEEVLNALKYFGDFLLGNNGIEKGEFEGSEHVQNPPADQWSDLKRRR; translated from the exons ATGCGATTACAACCACTAGCCCTCGCTTTTAGCCTCGCGCTGCCCGTcgatgccgctgctgcttggatCGAACCCTCGCACCGGGACCACCAAGCCGGCCGCCTTCAGCACAGCAACGGCTACCCTATTCTAAGATGGCTGCGTGATACCGCCGTcgaggccttcttcggcAAGCAATTGAGAGATGACGACCTCGACACCTACGAAATCAACCCGGCTGTTGCCACGAGGCATGAGGGTGGCATCGTAGTTCGGTTCAACGCAACCACCTTGGAGCAGAAGCGCCTCCTCACTGACATAACCCGGACACTTCAAGCTTTCGATATCTGGTCCATCTCGCACGACTACGTCGACGCAAGAATATATAATGCCAAGATATATCTCAAGAAGATTGTCGACCAACTGCCAGATTCGATGAAGAAGCCAGAAATTATGATTTACGATCTGCCCGCCGCCATCTGGGCCACGTACCCCAAGAAGACAACCGGGGGATTCAGCTTGAGTTCCCTCGATGTACTGACATCCAGGGAAGGAATGGGTAACCTATTCTTCAAGGATTATCAGAGGCTGTCG GTCGTCACAAGCTGGATGCGGCTGCTGGAAGCCATGTTCCCATCGCTCACAGAGATGACGAGCATTGGGAAGTCATTCGAGGGGAGGGATATTCATGCCCTCCGTGTCGGCGCACGcagcgaagaggaagaagagggtggttCGAGGAAAACCATACTTGTCACTGGAGGTCTCCATGGCCGTGAATGGATATCAACCAGCACGGTTACATATCTGATGTGGTCCATGGTCACCGCCTACGACAAGGACCCAATGGTCACCAAGCTGCTCGATAAATtcgacatcatcttcatccctATCCTGAACCCCGACGGCTACGAATACACATGGCAGGAAGACCGGCTTTGGCGCAAATCGAGACAGGACACCGGTACAAGCTTTTGCTTTGGCATGGATCTTGACCACGCATTTGGCTATGAATGGGCCACGAATAACAAGGCGGGCCCATGCTCAGAGAACTACGGAGGCGATTCCCCCTTCCATGCCGTGGAAGCGTCGGAGCTGGCAAACTGGGCCAAGAATCAAACAGCTCAACATGGAGTCAAGTTTGTGGGTTTCCTCGACATGCACTCGTACTCGCAGCAGATCCTGTTCCCTTACTCTTATACCTGCGCTGCTCAGCCGCCCAACCTCGAAAATTTGATGGAACTTGGTGTTGGACTGGCAAAGGCCATACGGCTGTCGAGCGGGGAGGCATACACAGTGACCTCTGCCTGTGAGAGTGCTACGGCATACCGAGGAAAAGACGACACCCGCGtggaaggcggcggtggctcGGCTATTGATTGGTTCTACCATGAAATTGGAGCCAAATACAGCTACCAAATCAAGCTCCGCGATACTGGTAGCTACGGCTTTTTGCTACCGGCTGACCATATCGTGCCAACAGGCGAAGAAGTGCTCAATGCCCTCAAGTATTTCGGGGActttctcctcggcaacaATGGCATTGAGAAGGGCGAGTTTGAGGGAAGTGAGCATGTCCAGAACCCGCCGGCCGATCAATGGAGTGATCTGAAGAGGCGGAGATAG